Proteins from a single region of Haloarcula laminariae:
- a CDS encoding helix-turn-helix transcriptional regulator yields MSRAVVATLAAVLVVASLAASPAVAASSADRLQTPDRFDTTTFRVMLYENGSATWTIEHYQPLETVNETEQFRAYAENFEDNETALYRNFVDDAEALTRTGTNKTGRQMDARNFERSAGVEPGQERGSVRMSFLWTNFSQVYDRRVVISDVFDDGFYLGDGQRMVFEHETSMEFTAAEPAPDSLSSPDSLAESRSVTYAGEQSFSDSRPYVELGPPDSGATATPNATTAATAAGESMWQLALVLAVVALGAVAAAAWRSGAAAAVLGDDDGDGGTATAPPADTAPGTAVEETELLDDDDRIVKLLEENGGRMKQVDIVETTEWSKSKVSMLLSDMEEDGDISKLRVGRENIISLAGEEPDAAGSPFDEE; encoded by the coding sequence ATGTCACGCGCGGTCGTCGCCACTCTCGCCGCGGTGCTGGTGGTTGCGAGCCTCGCCGCCTCGCCGGCGGTGGCCGCCTCCAGCGCCGACCGGCTGCAGACGCCCGACCGGTTCGACACGACGACGTTCCGGGTCATGCTCTACGAGAACGGGTCGGCCACCTGGACGATAGAACACTACCAGCCCCTGGAGACGGTAAACGAGACCGAGCAGTTCCGGGCGTACGCCGAGAACTTCGAGGACAACGAGACGGCGCTCTACCGGAACTTCGTCGACGACGCCGAGGCGCTCACTCGAACCGGGACGAACAAGACCGGCCGACAGATGGACGCCCGGAACTTCGAGCGGTCGGCCGGCGTCGAGCCGGGCCAGGAGCGCGGGTCGGTTCGGATGTCGTTCCTGTGGACGAACTTCTCACAGGTGTACGACCGGCGCGTGGTGATAAGCGACGTGTTCGACGACGGGTTCTACCTGGGCGACGGGCAGCGGATGGTGTTCGAACACGAGACATCAATGGAGTTCACCGCCGCCGAGCCCGCCCCCGACTCCCTGAGCTCGCCGGACTCCCTGGCCGAGAGCCGGTCGGTAACGTACGCCGGCGAGCAGTCATTCTCCGATAGCCGGCCGTACGTCGAGTTGGGTCCGCCCGACAGCGGGGCCACGGCGACCCCTAACGCCACGACCGCCGCGACGGCCGCTGGCGAGAGCATGTGGCAACTGGCTCTCGTGCTCGCCGTCGTCGCGCTGGGTGCGGTCGCCGCCGCGGCCTGGCGGTCCGGCGCCGCGGCCGCGGTCCTGGGCGACGACGACGGCGACGGGGGGACCGCGACGGCGCCGCCGGCCGACACGGCGCCAGGTACCGCCGTCGAGGAGACGGAGCTGCTCGACGACGACGACCGTATCGTCAAACTGCTGGAGGAGAACGGGGGGCGAATGAAGCAGGTCGACATCGTCGAGACGACCGAGTGGTCCAAGTCCAAGGTCAGTATGCTCCTCTCGGATATGGAGGAGGACGGCGACATAAGCAAACTCCGGGTAGGGCGGGAAAACATAATCAGCCTCGCCGGCGAGGAGCCCGACGCGGCCGGCTCTCCCTTCGACGAGGAATGA
- a CDS encoding branched-chain amino acid ABC transporter permease, with protein METIPSRRQLPAVLSSGSAVAAVLVYLTVDLIVKLTGTTVLMFDLHVLGGSLPVGSLLSMVVDGLLVGLAVGLAGIGLSMTYSILDFANFAHGDTVTVGAFLGWVAAYVVAGFGSGAALSDLFLFDTGQQLSVVSAFAPVLVGLVVAGAGTVGVVLLVDRLTYRPMRGSDNISLLIASIGVALALRYLVAFVFGAQTSGVASSGARFQVVSGLSVTDNEIALLVVSVALMLGVHLLLQRTKLGKAMRAMADNEDLARVTGIPAERVVRLTWILGGALAGIGGYLLVLESGTISFNFGWILLLLIFAAVIVGGIGSIYGAMAGGVLIGLVDSLALIWLPSGLSRAAAFAVLIAVLLLRPSGLFSGVSTA; from the coding sequence ATGGAGACAATACCTAGCAGGCGACAGCTTCCGGCCGTGCTGTCGAGTGGCAGCGCCGTCGCCGCCGTACTCGTGTATCTGACCGTGGACTTGATTGTCAAGCTGACGGGCACGACAGTGTTGATGTTCGATTTACACGTCCTCGGCGGCTCGCTCCCGGTCGGCTCGCTCCTCTCGATGGTGGTCGACGGGTTGCTCGTCGGGCTGGCCGTCGGACTGGCCGGCATCGGCCTGTCGATGACCTACAGCATTCTCGACTTCGCGAACTTCGCCCACGGCGACACCGTCACCGTCGGGGCCTTTCTCGGGTGGGTCGCTGCGTACGTCGTCGCCGGCTTCGGCAGTGGCGCGGCGCTTTCCGACCTGTTCCTGTTCGATACGGGCCAGCAACTCAGCGTCGTTTCGGCGTTCGCCCCGGTGCTCGTCGGTCTCGTCGTCGCCGGCGCCGGCACCGTCGGCGTCGTCCTCCTCGTCGACCGCCTCACCTACCGGCCGATGCGCGGGTCGGACAACATCTCACTGCTCATCGCCTCCATCGGGGTCGCGCTCGCCCTCCGCTATCTCGTCGCCTTCGTCTTCGGGGCCCAGACCAGCGGGGTCGCCTCCAGCGGCGCCCGGTTCCAGGTCGTCTCCGGCTTGTCCGTCACGGACAACGAGATCGCCCTGCTGGTCGTCAGCGTGGCGCTGATGCTCGGGGTCCACCTGTTGCTCCAGCGGACCAAACTCGGCAAGGCGATGCGGGCGATGGCGGACAACGAAGACCTCGCGCGCGTGACCGGGATTCCGGCCGAGCGGGTCGTCCGGCTCACCTGGATTCTCGGTGGCGCGCTGGCCGGCATCGGGGGGTACCTACTCGTCCTCGAAAGCGGCACCATCTCCTTTAACTTCGGCTGGATTCTCCTCCTGCTCATCTTCGCGGCGGTCATCGTCGGCGGCATCGGGTCCATCTACGGCGCGATGGCCGGCGGCGTCCTCATCGGGCTGGTCGACAGCCTGGCGCTCATCTGGCTCCCGTCGGGACTGAGCCGCGCGGCCGCGTTCGCCGTCCTCATCGCCGTGTTGTTGCTGCGGCCGTCCGGTCTGTTCAGCGGGGTGAGTACGGCGTGA
- a CDS encoding branched-chain amino acid ABC transporter permease, translating to MSAATDVRERLAGLPDYAMVGLFIVAIWLLLILFAAVVGGQQATNLAAGFVGSVTVLIGAFALLTLALNLQWGYTGLFNIGVAGFMAVGAYTTAILTAPPDPAAGAVAGFGLPLWVGLLGGMVMAAIVGALAALPALRLRADYLAIVTVALSEIIRLFVNWNGVERVVLGGVEFGTGGATGISFKSPSGVVEGVINGPGAPLVAAAEGVGISGSNLVNFAYGLVLLALVVASYWVLSRLVDSPFGRVLKAIREDEQVTQSLGKDTRLFKIKAFMIGCALMGLAGALFRGSAGYISPAQFRPGITFYVFAALIIGGAGSNTGSILGAATFSALLFYLPARLGEFFPQLGGQSPGNIVDAVAALGVLDAGPLVAYVIANISTLRFVLIGVVLIYIIQRRPLGLLGHRSEPAASVDLTRPSGGGDDE from the coding sequence GTGAGCGCCGCCACCGACGTGCGCGAGAGGCTTGCCGGCCTCCCCGACTACGCGATGGTCGGCCTGTTCATCGTCGCCATCTGGCTGCTGTTGATTCTGTTCGCGGCGGTAGTCGGCGGCCAGCAGGCGACGAACCTCGCGGCCGGATTCGTCGGCAGCGTGACCGTCCTCATCGGCGCCTTCGCCCTGCTGACGCTGGCGTTGAACCTCCAGTGGGGGTACACCGGGCTGTTCAACATCGGCGTCGCGGGGTTCATGGCCGTGGGCGCGTACACGACGGCGATACTGACCGCTCCGCCCGACCCCGCTGCCGGGGCCGTCGCTGGCTTCGGGTTGCCCCTCTGGGTCGGCCTCCTGGGCGGGATGGTGATGGCCGCCATCGTCGGCGCGCTGGCCGCCCTTCCCGCTCTCAGACTGCGAGCGGACTACCTCGCCATCGTCACTGTCGCACTCTCGGAGATAATCCGGCTGTTCGTCAACTGGAACGGCGTCGAACGGGTGGTCCTCGGCGGCGTCGAGTTCGGGACCGGGGGCGCGACCGGCATCTCGTTCAAGTCCCCCTCCGGCGTCGTCGAGGGCGTCATCAACGGCCCCGGCGCGCCCCTCGTCGCGGCCGCCGAGGGCGTCGGCATCTCGGGGTCGAACCTCGTCAACTTCGCCTACGGGCTCGTCCTCCTCGCGCTCGTCGTCGCGAGCTACTGGGTGCTCTCCCGACTCGTCGACTCCCCCTTCGGCCGCGTGCTGAAGGCCATCCGCGAGGACGAGCAGGTGACACAGTCCCTCGGGAAGGACACCCGCCTGTTCAAGATAAAGGCGTTCATGATCGGCTGTGCGCTGATGGGGCTGGCCGGCGCGCTGTTCCGCGGAAGCGCGGGCTACATCAGCCCGGCGCAGTTCCGGCCCGGCATCACGTTCTACGTCTTCGCCGCGCTCATCATCGGCGGCGCGGGCTCGAACACGGGCAGCATCCTCGGGGCCGCGACGTTCTCGGCGCTGCTGTTCTACCTGCCCGCGCGCCTCGGTGAGTTCTTCCCGCAACTGGGCGGCCAGTCACCCGGCAACATCGTCGACGCCGTCGCCGCGCTCGGCGTACTCGATGCGGGTCCGCTGGTGGCCTACGTCATCGCGAATATCAGCACGCTCCGCTTTGTCCTCATCGGCGTCGTCCTCATCTACATCATCCAGCGTCGGCCGCTTGGGTTGCTCGGCCATCGGAGCGAACCGGCGGCGAGCGTCGACCTGACGCGGCCCTCCGGCGGTGGTGACGATGAGTGA
- a CDS encoding ABC transporter ATP-binding protein: MSEPEAVDAPATATTSDAIDAPLLEVDGLRKEFGGVTAVDGTSFRVAPGSLTGLIGPNGAGKSTTFNCITGIHEPTGGTVRFDGQDVTGLPPYTLARQGLVRTFQIARELSEMTVLENVMLAPPDQRGESAVQAVLPGLRERVQEAERDVVEDAWETLDFFEIDHLAHEDAGSLSGGQRKLLEMARVLSTDPEMVLLDEPLAGVNPTLEEKLLDRIDRLRRDGLTFLLVEHDMDVIMEHCEHIIVMHQGQVLAEGDADTIQSDERVLEAYLGGDV, translated from the coding sequence ATGAGTGAGCCCGAAGCGGTCGACGCGCCGGCGACCGCCACGACGAGCGACGCCATCGACGCGCCGCTGCTCGAAGTCGACGGGCTCCGCAAGGAGTTCGGCGGCGTCACCGCCGTCGACGGGACCTCCTTCCGCGTCGCGCCCGGCTCCCTGACCGGCCTCATCGGGCCCAACGGCGCCGGCAAGTCGACGACGTTCAACTGCATCACCGGCATCCACGAGCCCACCGGCGGCACCGTGCGCTTCGACGGGCAGGACGTGACTGGGCTTCCCCCGTACACGCTCGCCCGACAGGGGCTCGTCCGGACGTTCCAGATCGCCCGGGAGCTCTCGGAGATGACCGTCCTGGAGAACGTCATGCTCGCCCCGCCGGACCAGCGGGGTGAATCGGCCGTCCAGGCTGTCCTCCCGGGGCTCCGCGAGCGGGTACAGGAAGCGGAGCGGGACGTGGTCGAAGACGCCTGGGAGACGCTCGACTTCTTCGAGATTGACCACCTCGCCCACGAGGACGCCGGTTCGCTGTCGGGCGGTCAGCGGAAACTCCTGGAGATGGCCCGCGTGCTGTCGACGGACCCCGAGATGGTCCTGCTCGACGAACCGCTCGCCGGGGTGAACCCGACGCTGGAGGAGAAGCTGCTCGACCGCATCGACCGGCTCCGCCGGGACGGGCTGACCTTCCTGCTCGTCGAACACGATATGGACGTCATCATGGAACACTGCGAACACATCATCGTCATGCATCAGGGACAGGTCCTCGCGGAGGGGGACGCGGACACCATCCAGTCCGACGAGCGCGTTCTCGAAGCCTATCTCGGAGGTGACGTATGA
- a CDS encoding ABC transporter ATP-binding protein — translation MSQQASRSADVTLTDPDESLLAVRDLDAGYGDLQVLDGVDMDIGSGEYVVIVGPNGAGKSTVMKSVFGLTTHMGGSVTFDGRDISQQRPDQIIHEGIGYVPQSDNVFGKLTVRENLEMGAYILDEVPEKRIDAVYDRFPILEERATQKAGTLSGGQQQMLAMGRALMLDPELLLLDEPSAGLAPDLVVEMFDRIDGINDDGTAIMMVEQNAKEALRRCDRGYVLVQGQNRYQDTGETLLADEDVRQEFLGG, via the coding sequence ATGAGCCAGCAGGCCAGCCGGTCGGCGGACGTGACGCTTACCGACCCCGACGAGAGCCTGCTGGCGGTCCGCGACCTGGACGCCGGTTACGGGGACCTGCAGGTCCTCGACGGCGTCGACATGGACATCGGTTCGGGGGAGTACGTCGTCATCGTCGGGCCGAACGGCGCGGGGAAGTCGACCGTGATGAAGTCGGTCTTCGGCCTGACGACGCACATGGGCGGCTCGGTCACCTTCGACGGCCGGGATATCAGCCAGCAACGCCCCGACCAGATAATCCACGAGGGCATCGGTTACGTCCCCCAGAGCGACAACGTCTTCGGCAAGCTCACGGTCCGGGAGAACCTGGAGATGGGCGCCTACATCCTCGACGAGGTGCCCGAAAAACGAATCGACGCCGTCTACGACCGGTTCCCCATCCTCGAAGAGCGCGCCACCCAGAAGGCCGGGACGCTCTCGGGCGGCCAACAGCAGATGCTCGCGATGGGACGGGCGCTCATGCTCGATCCGGAGCTTCTGTTGCTCGACGAGCCCTCGGCGGGCCTGGCACCGGACCTCGTCGTCGAGATGTTCGACCGCATCGACGGCATCAACGACGACGGCACGGCCATCATGATGGTCGAGCAGAACGCCAAGGAGGCCCTGCGCCGGTGTGACCGCGGCTACGTCCTCGTCCAGGGCCAGAACCGGTATCAGGACACCGGCGAGACGCTGTTGGCCGACGAGGACGTCCGCCAGGAGTTCCTCGGCGGGTGA
- a CDS encoding ABC transporter substrate-binding protein translates to MVNDTNRRSFLKIAGAASLAGLAGCSTEQADEEGSNETPDVLMVVGYPQSGVQLFKDYYADYGDDTVDILVTDGLQDNGLPGNVGNDMSNVQGSAPSASGPGVDFFESLFTDEFDYDNAGVFTSQAYDASAVQILANLMAGENDGASIRDHMRVVANPGGTTYTPSELPEAAEAAAAGENIEYAGASSSVDFDDAGDITSAQYQVFGFNQDGYETQSSIDFGGSGDVPQPEPAGSGSGADRTVRLGVLQPETGDLGSLGQAIRDAALLPARQLEDSIDQTIDTQTGDTQSTAEAAVNAANSLVSAGYPSITGAAGSEATIQVARNVLVDNEVVACSPASTSPTITGLEDDDFVFRTPPSDALQGRVLSQISNEDLGASTASTLYLNNSYGQALQESFVSAFEESGGTVLQQVGFESQQSSYTSQINSALNQ, encoded by the coding sequence ATGGTAAATGACACCAATAGACGGTCGTTCTTGAAGATTGCCGGCGCCGCCAGCCTCGCGGGGCTCGCCGGCTGTTCCACGGAGCAGGCCGACGAAGAGGGCAGCAACGAGACGCCCGACGTCCTGATGGTCGTCGGCTATCCCCAGAGCGGCGTCCAGTTATTCAAGGACTACTACGCCGACTACGGCGACGACACCGTCGATATCCTCGTCACCGACGGGCTACAGGACAACGGACTGCCGGGTAATGTCGGCAACGACATGTCCAACGTCCAGGGCTCGGCGCCGTCGGCGTCCGGGCCGGGCGTCGACTTCTTCGAGTCGCTGTTTACCGACGAGTTCGACTACGACAACGCGGGGGTGTTCACCTCACAGGCGTACGACGCCTCCGCCGTCCAGATTCTGGCGAATCTCATGGCCGGCGAGAACGACGGGGCCTCGATTCGGGACCACATGCGCGTGGTCGCGAACCCGGGCGGGACGACGTACACGCCGTCCGAACTCCCGGAAGCCGCCGAGGCGGCCGCCGCGGGCGAGAACATCGAGTACGCGGGGGCCTCGAGCAGCGTCGACTTCGACGACGCGGGCGATATCACGTCCGCTCAGTATCAGGTGTTCGGGTTCAATCAGGACGGCTACGAGACCCAGAGCAGCATCGACTTCGGCGGCTCCGGCGACGTGCCACAGCCCGAGCCGGCCGGCAGCGGGAGCGGGGCCGACCGAACGGTCCGACTCGGCGTCCTACAGCCGGAGACCGGCGACCTCGGTTCGCTGGGGCAGGCGATTCGGGACGCGGCCCTCCTGCCCGCCAGACAGCTCGAAGACAGCATCGACCAGACCATCGACACGCAGACCGGGGACACCCAGTCGACGGCCGAGGCGGCTGTCAACGCGGCCAACTCGCTCGTAAGCGCCGGCTACCCCTCTATCACCGGCGCCGCGGGGTCCGAAGCGACGATTCAGGTCGCACGGAACGTCCTCGTGGACAACGAGGTCGTGGCCTGTTCGCCGGCCTCGACCTCGCCGACGATCACCGGGCTGGAGGACGACGACTTCGTCTTCCGCACGCCGCCCAGCGACGCCCTACAGGGACGGGTGCTGTCACAGATATCCAACGAGGACCTCGGGGCCTCGACGGCGTCGACGCTGTATCTCAACAACAGCTACGGCCAGGCACTCCAGGAGAGCTTCGTCAGCGCGTTCGAGGAGTCCGGCGGGACCGTCCTCCAGCAGGTGGGCTTTGAGTCCCAGCAGTCCTCCTACACCTCACAGATAAACAGCGCGCTGAACCAGTAG
- the thyX gene encoding FAD-dependent thymidylate synthase codes for MEVTLLEATEDPEELICKGARNDYSDEFVGGQSFEATMEDVEGDTLTEKKETLIGHLLDHGHFGPFEHPQITFAVEGVSRSCMAQITRHRHVSFDVQSMRYVAFDDVDPADVREGEMVVIPPSATDPDWVGRNQQSGQVDEETVEERAETFRDTIEESVESYQKLLDLGMPPEDARFVLPIGTKVNMVMSMNARMLMHVADMRAAADAQWEIRGLTEDLLDIAADWCPITFDHYEREMKNRKNRLAP; via the coding sequence ATGGAAGTCACGCTGCTGGAAGCCACCGAGGACCCGGAGGAACTCATCTGTAAGGGGGCACGGAACGACTACAGCGACGAGTTCGTCGGCGGCCAGTCCTTCGAGGCGACGATGGAGGACGTCGAGGGCGACACGCTGACCGAGAAGAAAGAGACCCTTATCGGTCACCTGCTGGACCACGGCCACTTCGGTCCATTCGAGCACCCACAGATAACGTTCGCCGTCGAGGGGGTCTCGCGGTCGTGTATGGCACAGATCACCCGCCACCGTCACGTCTCCTTCGACGTGCAGTCGATGCGCTACGTCGCCTTCGACGACGTCGACCCGGCCGACGTCCGGGAGGGGGAGATGGTCGTCATCCCGCCGTCGGCGACGGACCCGGACTGGGTGGGTCGCAACCAGCAGAGCGGCCAGGTCGACGAGGAGACCGTCGAGGAGCGGGCCGAGACTTTCAGGGATACCATCGAGGAGTCGGTCGAGTCCTACCAGAAGCTCCTTGACCTGGGTATGCCGCCCGAGGACGCTCGCTTCGTCCTGCCCATCGGGACGAAAGTGAACATGGTGATGTCGATGAACGCGCGGATGTTGATGCACGTCGCCGACATGCGGGCCGCCGCCGACGCCCAGTGGGAGATCCGCGGGCTGACCGAGGACCTCCTCGACATCGCCGCCGACTGGTGTCCCATCACTTTCGACCACTACGAGCGCGAGATGAAAAACCGGAAGAACCGACTCGCCCCGTAA
- a CDS encoding RAD55 family ATPase, whose amino-acid sequence MYDLSSVLDFDALAEVRPGSSILVSGPAMTGKESLAYDILADGARDGDGAVVVTTGDKASSVVDEFRDRVPELQGAQLGVIDCRGEGGSDPEVIDGVSVHQVSSPGDLTGIGIGITKALEGLHDSGRERGRLALVSLSTMLTYTDKKTVFKFCHVLSSRLDAAGYIGVFTIDSGAHDQQTIQVIKQAFDGLIDIREADGGGRQVRVLGLANEPTDWKKI is encoded by the coding sequence ATGTACGATCTATCATCCGTTCTCGATTTCGACGCGCTGGCCGAGGTACGACCGGGGTCCAGTATCCTCGTCTCGGGGCCCGCGATGACCGGGAAAGAGAGCCTCGCCTACGACATCCTGGCCGACGGCGCCAGGGATGGCGACGGTGCCGTGGTCGTCACAACCGGCGATAAGGCGTCGAGCGTCGTCGACGAGTTTCGCGACCGCGTCCCGGAGCTCCAGGGCGCCCAGCTCGGGGTCATCGACTGCCGCGGCGAGGGCGGGTCCGACCCCGAAGTCATCGACGGCGTCTCCGTCCACCAGGTCTCCTCGCCGGGGGACCTGACCGGCATCGGTATCGGCATCACGAAAGCGCTCGAAGGACTCCACGACTCAGGGCGCGAGCGGGGCCGCCTGGCGCTGGTCTCCCTGTCGACGATGCTGACCTACACCGACAAGAAGACCGTCTTCAAGTTCTGTCACGTCCTCTCGTCCCGGCTGGACGCCGCAGGCTACATCGGCGTGTTCACCATCGACTCGGGCGCCCACGACCAGCAGACCATCCAGGTGATAAAGCAGGCCTTCGACGGCCTCATCGACATCCGCGAAGCCGACGGCGGCGGCCGTCAGGTCCGCGTGCTGGGACTGGCCAACGAGCCGACCGACTGGAAGAAGATATAA
- a CDS encoding HalX domain-containing protein, translating to MSESDPPVVLIVEDEPDVAETYKLWLQGDYEVRMGQNGDEGLELLDETVDVVLLDRMMPGLSGDEVLREIRERDLGCRVAMVTAVEPDFDILEMGFDAYLSKPIRSEQLHDTVTNLLERSEYDSLLQEYYALVEKQATLEATKSSAELAESDQYEKLTEEIVEMREGLDDALGGVEDDDDFIATLRGLSDNEEE from the coding sequence ATGTCTGAGTCGGACCCACCTGTCGTACTTATTGTGGAGGATGAACCGGACGTCGCGGAGACGTACAAGCTGTGGCTACAGGGTGATTACGAGGTCCGGATGGGGCAAAACGGGGACGAAGGCCTCGAATTACTTGACGAGACCGTCGACGTGGTCCTGCTGGACCGGATGATGCCCGGGCTGTCGGGCGACGAAGTACTCAGGGAGATTCGCGAACGCGACCTGGGCTGTCGGGTGGCGATGGTCACCGCCGTCGAACCGGACTTCGACATCTTGGAGATGGGCTTTGACGCCTACCTCTCGAAGCCGATTCGCAGCGAGCAGCTCCACGACACGGTGACGAACCTGCTGGAGCGGTCGGAGTACGACTCGCTGCTGCAGGAGTACTACGCGCTCGTGGAGAAACAGGCCACGCTGGAGGCGACGAAATCCAGCGCGGAGCTGGCCGAGAGCGACCAGTACGAGAAACTCACCGAGGAGATAGTCGAGATGCGCGAGGGGCTCGACGACGCGCTCGGGGGGGTCGAAGACGACGACGACTTCATCGCGACACTGCGCGGACTGAGCGACAACGAAGAGGAATGA
- a CDS encoding MBL fold metallo-hydrolase → MIRNLARHTDAFTSNVFLVTGERRALVDVGNEFDVVAAAREHVDDLDAVVLTHTHYDHVENLPAVVEAFDVDVWGYDTTHDGIDHALGDGDTVGLGDHEYTAFHTPGHKDDHLCLFSADASVLFAGDLVFANGSFGRTDLEEGDRDRLVESIDRLLDTVPEDLRAMHTGHGPSVEDQPYHDIELAWQAARF, encoded by the coding sequence ATGATTCGGAACCTCGCGCGTCACACCGACGCGTTCACCAGCAACGTCTTCCTGGTCACCGGCGAGCGCCGCGCCCTCGTCGACGTCGGCAACGAGTTCGACGTCGTGGCCGCCGCCCGGGAACACGTCGACGACCTCGACGCCGTCGTCCTCACCCACACGCACTACGACCACGTCGAGAACCTGCCGGCCGTCGTCGAGGCGTTCGACGTCGACGTGTGGGGGTACGATACGACACACGACGGCATCGACCACGCGCTCGGCGACGGCGACACCGTCGGGCTGGGCGACCACGAGTACACCGCCTTCCACACGCCGGGGCACAAGGACGACCACCTCTGTCTGTTCTCGGCGGACGCGAGCGTGCTGTTCGCGGGCGACCTGGTGTTCGCCAACGGGAGTTTCGGCCGGACCGACCTGGAGGAGGGCGACCGCGACCGACTGGTCGAGAGCATCGACCGCCTGCTCGACACCGTACCGGAGGACCTCCGGGCGATGCACACCGGACACGGGCCGAGCGTGGAGGACCAGCCGTACCACGACATCGAACTCGCCTGGCAGGCGGCCCGGTTCTGA